TGAGATTTGGGCTTTCCAGTTCTACATTCCTTCAGCTTTCTTCAAGCTCTTTTATGTCTCCTAGAATCTGAGCAGAtgtctgtgaaatgttttcctcACTGTGAGCCCCTCCTTTCCCTTCTCCACAGCTGCCatcattctctctctccctcctcctgttctttttctcttatCCTCCCTTCTGCTCTTTACCCTCTatcactgtctgtttctctaTTTCCCCCTGACAAGACATGGATCTGTGAATTTTTGCTCATATAAGGCAAGAGCAGTGGGACATGAACAGATGGtttgggtttcttttttttttttctcaccatgCTGAGTTGAGACTGCAGCTCGATCTCCAGGCCCTGCAGTGTGCGCCGTAGGTCACCGATCTCTGTCTTGGATGTCTGGATTGTCTCTGTGCTAATTGCCACCTCCTTGGTTAGGGCTGCCGACTAGGGTGAAGAAACAGGACACTTAGAAGTCTTGGTGATTACTCCTTTTACTTTCACAGCAGATTATGTTTAATTACGGGTTAGACTGCTGAGGGAGTAAACCCAGTCATTTGCAACGTGTGGGATATGGGCCTTTGTTTATGGGAAAATAGCTTTACCTTGTCATTAAACCAGGCCTCCTGGTCGCGATGATGTTTGTCAGTGATGGCTTCATACTGGGCGCGGATCTCCTCCATGACTTTGCTGAGGTCCTGTTGGGGTGCGGCATCAACCTCCACATTGACTGTGCCAGTAAGCTGAGAGCGCAGTGCTGCCAGCTCCTAAACAATGAAGGGGAGAAAGAAGTGAGCAGTTAACCTTTTGCAGAACAGTTACACAGGTGTGATGAAACAGGAAGCAAATGAAGTACATCAGTCACCTCTGCATGATTCTTCTTGAGGTAGGCCAGTTCATCCTGCAGGCCTTCAATCTGCATTTCCAGGTCAGCCTTCGTCAGGGTGGTCTGATCAAGCAGGCGGCGCAGGTTGGCGATGTCAGCCTCAACTGACTGCCGCATCATCAGCTCATGTTCAAATCTGATTAGTTTGGAGAGTAGAGAATACTGATATCAAATATGACTCTAAAAACTTTGTGTTTGATGTTAACGTGAAAACTGATTCCACAAAAGTATGAAGATTTATGCTTACTTGGTTTTGAAGTCATCAGCAGCAAGCTTGGAGTTGTCGATCTGGAGCAGGATGTTGGCATTGCCGATGGTGGCGGCAGCGATCTTAAAAGAGTAACAATAGGAGTTAGTCAAAAAGCAAAAGTCTCAGTTAAACAGTTCATTGTGGAGTAGACATGTTTTAATATTGATCTTTTGCTTCAGATGCAACACAGTAACATCCTCTTGCTAATATTGTCATGCACATCATTCCTTACAACCTTTTCTTCTCTATTGTAAGCTTCTACAAATCATACATTGTTTATTGTCCATCACAAGAACAAGGATTCAGTAGGGGCTATGCAGTCTCTAAATATACCTGCAGTGTCTCTCCCTTTGTAAACCCTCTAGGTAATCATTGACAGCACTGCAAATATTTGACTTGTCTGGTGTTTAAGCTGTTGAAGTGGGCACACACTATACCTTGTCCTTCAGGTCATTGATAGTGGCCCAGTACTTGCTGTAGTCCCTTTCTGCTGCAGGGCCCTTCTTCTCATAGTACTCTCTGATCTGCTTCTCCAACTTGGCATTGGCCGCCTCCAGATTGCGGACCTTCTCCAGGTAGGAGGCCAGACGGTCGTTCAGGTTCTGCATGGTTGCCTTCTCATTCAGGTGCACAGAGCTCTGGTCCAGGGCACTGGACAGGTCAAAGCCACCGCCTCCGACCCCCATGCCGCTTCCAAATCCAGAGGAGACGGTGCGCACAGTGGAAGCAGAAATGCGGGGGCCTCCGGTGAAGCTGAGTCCTGACACACTGTAAGCTTTGTGAGCAGGAGCACTTGATGTATAGCTGCGGCTCTGTCTGGTAATCACAGAGGGACCACTGGAGATGCTGTGGGACTGAAACATGATTGCAGACTGTCTGCTAGTTCAAGAGAGGATACGAGGAGAAAGGACCGTTATACAGCTGTAGACTGTAGCAGGACTGTAGAGTTTGACAGAGAGACGCACTCATATAGTCCTGGACCAGGGGCGGGCCTGGGGGAGGAAGGCGgtgaagaggaaaggagggagtTTTCCTTTACAGTTCAGCCATGGGCTTGGCAGAACCtccatgtgttttcttttaaggaCCAGGGTTCGGTTTCTTTCCACTTCAGTGAGGAAACTGTtatggaatgtgtgtgtgtgtctgtgtttctgctgctctgtttgtgtgtgaaggtTCTTTTAGTCTGTGGGGGAcctctctgagtgtgtgtgtgtgtgtgtacatctgcatgtattatgtgtgtatgcacactAGTCACTTTGTATCCAACTGCAAATAGTTATTATTTAATGTCCTGCCTTAAGTCAACATTCACATCAAGACTCTCTCAGTCATTATGTATTTTAACCAACAGATATGGCCATACTGGTTTCATGAAACACTTGTTTGCAAAATAATTATCTGCAGCATCCTAAATTCATAGTAGCATTCTGTAAGTGTGAACAGTTTAGATAGTTTTGCTTTAAGTAAAGGAAGAAATAGCAGATGATTGAAATTACAGCATGTACTACATTTAAATACATGCAGCTGTAATGAAGAAGTGGGTAAATAATGAAGTTACTGATTGAAAGCTTCATGAAAACTTTGTAGCCTTGGAGCAAGAGCCAGCATTGTATATTTTCACTCAAACTGATTTAAGGGAGTTTGTTAGTACCCCATTGTTCACCACATCACCCAAAACATCCCCCCTCAGTCCtgcatcctgtgtgtgtgtgtgtgtgtgtgtgtgtgtgtgtacatgtctatGTCTATGGTTCTGTGGTTTACCATtcttgtgtggacattttggctggATTTTTGAGGGAATTAGGTTTAGGATAAGTGTTAGGGTTAAGCATTTAGTTGTGAGGGTTGGGGGcagggtctagggaatgcattatatatatatatatatgtatatatatatatatatatacatatatatgagcatcctcacaactatagtaaGATatgcctgtgtttctgtgtgtgtggtctgtgtgtatgtgtgtgtgcacaagttgtccatacacacactctggtgttgtgtgtgtcctccttaTCTCAGACTTGGCCTTTGGCCAGTTTCTGTGCTCTTGCAATGTAGCATGTGGTGTAAGCCaggagaaggaggcagaggaagaaatGAATCACAGCTCTTGTGTTCTGTCACTTTATAATTAACTATATTTCATGATCTATTTAAAAACTGTGGAAATTGAAATGGAATTTATCATTTCAGTTAAAATGTGGCATCATAGCTGTTGAATATTATTAAAACTGAACTGATCTGAGCTGCAGATTCTTTCAAATATGCCATTAACAGCATACATAACAAAAAATTTAACCTCAAACTAAATGTTTCTTGATGAAATGCATCTTGAGAGTCAGATTTTTTCATGTACATAAGCTTGTACCTTCATCTTTAAGTGTTTTGTGCATTGGGGAGTTGAAGCAATTTGAGAccaaaatattcaatatttgtTGTTCTTGCCATGATTGGATTTAAAAATAAGTCACATCAAGTTTATTTGTTTAGTCCTTAATACTGTGACTGTAGAGTCTCAGTGGCTCAGTCAGCATCAACTGAATTTAAAAGGGTGCTTTTCTAAACTAAGACTTGCTTGGGAACAAGAGAGAGTCCCATCAGAGCTCAGAGGGAAAAAGTACACAGAACCCCAGGAGTTGCTGCTCTGGTTCTCATGGGtgcagaaaggagaggagacTCTGGGGACTGTTGCAGTGTTTATCTAAATGTTTACATCCAGGTGAGTTTACTATTTGTCATCCTCACAGAAAATATCCTCTGATCTTGAATTTTCAACATTCAATGTAAACTAATATCTGGCGTCTCGAAGAAACCTCTGTGTGCTGTGACTTCTTTACATCACAGCTGAATTAGTGTCAGTCTTGGCCTCAGGTGCTGAGAAACAGGCAGGGATGGGCAAATACCTTAGTGGTTGGGTTGTCTCCTGAAACATATCTTTGTGTACAGTAGGGCAAAGATAAATGACTATTACACAACATGCCACAGCAAAATGAATGagttcatttgtatttgtgctgGAAACCTTAGATGGATGTTTTTACTAAAACCATCTTTATGACTCATGCAATGGTTGACTGAGATGCTCAGAAATCTCCTCTATAATGTTACAGGGAATTCTACCACATCTGCTTTTTCAACCGTTTTGAAGTATCAGTGCAACTGTATTGTAATTACTGTGGTGAATGGGTAAGTTACAGGATGGCTGTGTATTCGTGAGAGCTTCACACCCGGATTAAGCTGCAATTTGGTGTCTAGCTGAGCAGGGTTGAGAACAAAGCCTAAGGTAGTGACTATTGACTCAGAATAATCAGGCCCTGAAAGAATTGCAGGAAccttaaacaaaaacatctaatATCTAATTCATTAAATTTGCCATTAAAGCAAATGCTTCCTGTCTATCTTTGTTTCAAAGCTGTCTCAACCTGGCATTAGTGTGAGTTGTTTTATGTGTCATGAGTTTTAAACTGCATAGCTCAGTGCAAATACTGCTCCACCCCTTCAAATCCactgctgagagagagagaggtgaggtGAAATGAAGATAAGATCCCTTAATAAACAGACTTCAACCTTTCACACAGTACATTTTGAGTGTGATGCAGAAAGTGCTTGAATGATTTctgcactgattttttttttttctttcatggtGCAACTTGTTTAACCCTTTGGAGTCTTGAGctgtttttggacattttgaATACTTTGTTTCAAATGATCCTCCATTTGTACTTGGTTTATCCacatcagacagaaacatggctCAATGTGACTGTTATGAACTCACCAATTGATTTGATCATACTGGTGTGATCAGGGACCCTAAGGGTTAATGTGGGAGTTGTATCATGtaatgctaaaaaaaataactatagTTATTATACTAAACTATATAATAATTTTAACTACAGCACATTGCACTGTATTTATTGAGGTATACATTGAGTTTCAAAGGGAAGGACATTGGTACCTTATCACCTGTTATTGATGATAGATTCACATTGTGAAGTAGTGTCACAATGAACTGTAACAGGAAAATTACATCTGGCAACAACAGCAAATTACTTCATCCGCTCTGCTCTGTTCTGAATTTCCTTCTTTCAGCTGCAAAGAATGGAGGGATGGTTTCTAttcactgcaaaaacaaagaatgtCAAGGTTTAAGGAGATGTGATGGGAAGTCCACTGCTCTGTTTGTGTACTTAAGCCCATCACCTTAACATTACAGTCTCAAAACAGCATCAAAATAATCCCCTATTTGCTTGCTGCATAGCGACAGCGaggatggagtgtgtgtgtcactagTTATGTTTGAATTCTGGATGGTCTGGATTCCTGCACCTGAGGACAGAGAAATGCAGGCTTATCAGTTACATCAGGCAGTGGGAATGAAAGTTGACTGACGTTCCCATGTCTTTCAGAAACTGGTCACTTGAGCAAAAGTTGGCACATCATGGCACATTATGACATGACAGGcatgtaaaaataatacacaaatgAGTCTTTGTTCATTGTTCCTGCATTTTAGGGTTTGTCAATGCTTCTGGAAAATGTGGAGCTCAGACTCCCACCAACAATATTCACGTTTCAATTACACATATAGTACGAGTACGGTAACATAAAGGGAACAGgttgatttttttcctcattgccagtttttctttaatcaagAGATGCAATTGAATCAGTGTAAATATAACACAGTATGAGCTAAGCCTGCACAAAGGGTTGTCCAGGGGATAACTTGCAATAATTCTGTCTTTTAATGTAGCACTGTCATGAGCTCAAAATTcatattgttaaatattttggtttatgaccaCAAGTAAAACTAATGACAAAATGTCACCATTGTTATTATGAGCATGTGTTAGCATGCTGGTGTTTGTGCAGTAACCCCTGAGCAGCCCATTGCTCTACATTCTGGAGAAACCTGTGACCTTGTGGGTTTGACTGAGGCAACAACTGAGGGTTTGGCACTGTGAGTGTCTGATAGCATTTTGTGAATCAGTTCCAAAGTTATATGACTAGCAGTGAAAAGCCATACCTCCCTTTGTCAATAGTTACAGTAATCAATTCTTTCTTGCTCAATAATCAAGACGAAGAATCTAAAAACATGTAGTCCAAGACTTCTGAAGTGTCTTGCTGAGGGACAGAAAGATGTGATGGTTCACAAATAGCAGTGAAAGCAGATCTGTACAGAGTTAGTAACTATGAATCACAGATGTGAGTTTGTATGGAGCAACCCAGTCCTCTGAGCCTCCTCTGAACGTACCACACCCCTCCACAGGCATTATCACATCCTGCTCAACTATTCAGCctacactgtgcaataatgtcAGCGCATACAGGCATGAATCATCCCTGACAAAGGTCCCAGACTGAACCCCTGAGTAGATTACAACTGCAGTGTGGgccagcatgtgtgtatgtgtgtgtgtgtgtgtgtgtacattatgTGGTGAATTGTCAGCTTAGCATATAGACCCTAGTCACTATGGCAATAGTAAACAACAGTGTGTCAACAGATATACCTCTGTTCATTCCAACAGTAGCACCAACAATGGAAGAAAGTTTAGCCTTCCTAAAAGTGCTCTGTGCCTTATGGGACTTCTCTATAGTAAATACTTCATTACCTCTTCACATACATCAAGTCCTCATACATGTATGTGCTAAAGAAACATGTCATAGTATGGTGTAACATTTATGGGATTTCACATAACAGACATAAATACTGCATTTAACATAAAAGGCTCTGGAGTAACAGCTTTCATGAACCTCTCTGCAGCTGCACCAAATGATTTGAACATTAAACTGCTTAAAAACCAACTAAAGAATTACAGTTTTTTAAGAGTACTTTATTTACTGTGTGCTCGGCGACTCTAACTGACCTGTTATGCCTTTTGTTATCAAAGCTGACCTCTCTGCACAtgaggacagaaacaaagattGTGCTTGTTGTAACGTTTCCTTGGCAATTATTTCATGATCCAAATGTTTACTGGAAAAATGCAAGTGATTATCACGCAGCCACACCCTTTATCTACAACACATTTCGGTGTTGTGCTGGTGAGATTTGCAGCTGAAGTGCACCATCTAGTGACAATCTGTGCAAAAGGGCTTTCTGTGGAAAGAGAACACGCATGTAGGACTGTGTAGCACTCAGAAGTGACTAAACACGCCACCACTACCCCAGTGGAGGTAGTTAGGAAAACTGTAAAAAGAGAGACTTTGAAAGCTGCTTGTGCACCAAACTTTATTTTCCTGAAAGAGAATTTGACATTaactttctcatttatttagaCATCTCAGACCAACACAGAAGGAAGTTGGGGATAAAGAGAATTCAGAGATTTAAACTACAACACTATCTAACAAATACTGAAAACCTTGATTAATGTAATAATGAAATTCTGTGCTTCATTTTCAACAGGTTACAAGTTGAATGGTCCCTCAATGACAAGCACACAACTGAACATTGAACAtttcctgtcttcctctctctctgacacacacagacatataatacacacaacagcacacatacattcacactcAATGTAGCTGACATGACAGCAAACATCTGCAGAACATGCCTGTGTGAATGACAGCTAAATAAATGTATGCCGTGAGCAGTGACAAAAGAAGGAAAGTGGAGTCGTCACCTTGTTCTTTTTAGCAGATCATTTGTTCCTCGTTGAGCCCTAAGGCCTAACTGGGGGTGGAGAGCTGAAGAGAGGTGGTGGATCTGTGTTCGATCAGGATTGCTCTAAGTGTTGCAACTTTTTTGCAACTTGGGTTGTTTTTCTCTTAGTTTGTCTGCAGATCTAAACTTACTGGCACCATAACcagcactttcaaaataaaaccaaatgccAGTTTCTCACTCAAGATGTCTTATGGTGGGACTCCATGACTTGAAGACACATATTGCAGTGCGTGCCTTTTCCCTGAACTGCTTTCACTGTAATCTGCAGGAATGTTTTCCTGTGATTTATCTGGTTTGTATTGTAATGCTGTCTGTCTTTgagtgtcagccctgtgatagattggagatctgtccagggtgtagcctgCTTTTCAAGTTAACTGGTTTCGCAGAGCCACCCTGCAACCTTGCAATGTTCAGTGTCTGTATTCACTATACCACTGTGATATAAACTCATGTGTCTTACATAAAGCAACACtgttatcatttttaaaatgtcatttgtactaattttccttttaatatgtttaattgCACCTACAGCAgctcaatgtaaaaaaaaaaagcaggatgAATACTTGTAAGTACTGAATGTGCCTTCACACTAAGTTTGTCTTGATGTCCTTGTACTGCTCTGTCAGTGAGTTTCCGCCCCACTGTCTCCCAGACAAAGTCCAGAATATTTCTTTCATCGCAGCTATTTTGGATTCTGACTCTTCACCACTTTGCCAAGCTCCAAGGTCAGCTCAGTTCTGTGTGCGGCACAAGTCACCAAAACATTAGCACACAAACAACACGTTTGTGTAGATGTGTGTTACAGACATTCAATAAGCGAAATGCCTCTTACTACATACAATATACCATCAGAAAAAATTTGCAGTCATAACAAAGGGTGTTGTTTAGGTATGGAGAAGGCCGGATCGGCAACATTTCTGTCTCGAGTGTTTGAGAGAACAAAACAGGATGTCTATGAAGACCTGAAATCCTGTTTAAAGGGTAAAAATGAGAACATGTTTTAACAAGCCAAACATGCCTACAGTATTAGGCTACTGCATTACTGGAGGGCAAGTGGGAACACAGTGCTTCTGGGTAAGGAGTCTGGAGAAAACCCAGtcaaatgaataaacatgatgTATGAGTCTAGGAAACCACAGTTAGCCGTTGGTGTATACTAACTTATGGAATGCAGCCATTGTTAATAACTACAGCAGGCGTGTTGAAAGATGCTGTGAAAAAAGTCAAATGAGATACTACTTTCTGCTGCATGTGATTACAACTCCTCTGTGCAATAGATAACCTTAGCAGTTTACTAGATTTTAATCATATAATTAATCACTGAAAGTTTTTATGATTACAACTCCCTATATTTGTCCtcaaaatttaataaaaatctaaatcactGAGTGAATCCCTTCAAACAGACGTCACACGCCATAAATCTTTTCACCACCTGACATCTGTTACTGGGACTAAATGTGTGACATATGGCTctaatgggtttttttttttttcacatgacAATATATTTAGGAAAGTAATTAGTTTATTGCTCCCAGACCCAGTCGAACCATCAGTCATCCCTGTTTCATATCTCGTGGTGCTTATCAGTGGCATTGTTGACTGAAGagctgtgaaaaaaataacagaggAAGTGAGTCAGGCAGCTTTGCTATGTTGTTCAAAGAGATAGGCAGCTTAAAAAATACCTAGGTGATCATTTTCTTTGACCTGTAGATGTGTAGTGAGCCCACTACAACAATTATAAAGTAACGAAACAAGCATTAAGGTAGAGTTACTAGACTGAAGACACTGAGTAACAGACAAATGGCAGCCTGCTTGGAGTTTGTTAAACAGCGTTAAAGGACTCTAAGAGCttgaacagaaaatattttctggTATGATCAGATAAAAAAGTGGGCTGTTAATATGGGAGGGGGAACTCTGTTATGCCGTgacctgctgtcactgtggaaTTTTCTCACCCTACACGCCTGATAATACGATTAAACAAACCTTTTAATGATATTGTTCACAATGTCACAATTATCCACAGGCGATAAGGATTATTTGCAAGGCTTTCATGTCAATTGCATGAAAGTATTCTATGTTTATATTAAGCTATATGTGTTTTGACACATGGATAGCGTGGTATGCTATGTTTTCTCTTGCCTCTAGAGGGAATGTATGTAGTACAGCTTAacaaaaattgttattcattcatacatttaGATAATTACATTGTATGAATATGAATTAGCACAATTTTGAACATCTTAAGTGCAAACCTACATGACAAATTAGCTTGAATATGCTTCTCCCTCAATGCTTGGCCCCATTTTCACTGCAGTGCAAATGTTGCTGGTTTGTGCCATTTCTGTCACTGCTATGAGTAACTG
This genomic window from Mastacembelus armatus chromosome 1, fMasArm1.2, whole genome shotgun sequence contains:
- the LOC113128591 gene encoding keratin, type I cytoskeletal 19-like, with translation MFQSHSISSGPSVITRQSRSYTSSAPAHKAYSVSGLSFTGGPRISASTVRTVSSGFGSGMGVGGGGFDLSSALDQSSVHLNEKATMQNLNDRLASYLEKVRNLEAANAKLEKQIREYYEKKGPAAERDYSKYWATINDLKDKIAAATIGNANILLQIDNSKLAADDFKTKFEHELMMRQSVEADIANLRRLLDQTTLTKADLEMQIEGLQDELAYLKKNHAEELAALRSQLTGTVNVEVDAAPQQDLSKVMEEIRAQYEAITDKHHRDQEAWFNDKSAALTKEVAISTETIQTSKTEIGDLRRTLQGLEIELQSQLSMKAALENTLAETEARYSAMLANFQNTINMLEAELSNVRASIEQQGHDYRMLLDIKTRLEQEIATYRSLLETEESRPIGTGGSKTTVTTTTVRTSS